A single window of Streptomyces griseoviridis DNA harbors:
- a CDS encoding DUF1203 domain-containing protein → MNTYTARPVAPEVLRELRTADDAGRPATAVTDREGGAPLRCCLRRSAPGERIALVAYAPLRRWASRTGADPGAYDEQGPVFVHADDCAGPDAPEDGRYPFANAHRTVRRYSARGRILGGALVETVDEEALGNAFDDPAVALVHVRAVEYGCFLYEVRRPGEAP, encoded by the coding sequence ATGAACACCTACACCGCGCGACCCGTCGCACCCGAGGTCCTGAGGGAACTGCGCACCGCCGACGACGCGGGCCGCCCCGCCACCGCCGTCACCGACCGGGAGGGCGGGGCACCCTTGCGCTGCTGTCTGCGCCGCAGCGCGCCGGGGGAGCGGATCGCGCTGGTCGCGTACGCCCCGCTGCGCCGCTGGGCGTCCCGCACCGGCGCCGACCCGGGCGCCTACGACGAACAGGGCCCGGTCTTCGTGCACGCCGACGACTGCGCGGGCCCCGACGCCCCCGAGGACGGCCGCTACCCGTTCGCGAACGCCCACCGGACGGTCCGCCGCTACTCGGCGCGGGGCCGCATCCTGGGCGGCGCCCTCGTCGAGACCGTCGACGAGGAGGCGCTCGGGAACGCGTTCGACGACCCGGCCGTGGCGCTGGTCCACGTCCGGGCCGTCGAGTACGGCTGCTTCCTCTACGAAGTGCGGCGCCCCGGCGAGGCGCCTTAA
- a CDS encoding EamA family transporter: protein MKRSATVLLTALAPVSWGTTYAVTTAFLPADRPLFTALARALPAGLGLLALARVLPRGAWWWRSAVLGALNIGAFFPLLFLSAYRLPGGTAAVVGSVGPLLVIGLSALLLGRRPTARALTAGAVAAFGVSLVVLKAAGSLDTVGVLAALASTASMSTGTVLTKKWGRPEGVGPLALTGWQLTAGGLLIAPLALAVEGAPPALDARAVGGYLYLALANTAVAYWLWFRGIGRLTATQVTFLGPLSPLTAAVVGWAALDETLTPLQLTGMALAFGATVAGQLGRGGGGAGAGAGRRGSGVGDGRVRSPGATGPAVQAGPAGPLAPARPAGPPAPARPAGPPAPAAPAGPLAPAAPAGPLAPAGPPAQLAREHR, encoded by the coding sequence ATGAAGCGGTCGGCGACCGTACTGCTCACCGCCCTCGCCCCGGTCTCCTGGGGCACCACCTACGCCGTCACCACCGCGTTCCTGCCCGCGGACCGCCCCCTGTTCACCGCCCTGGCCAGGGCGCTCCCCGCCGGGCTCGGACTGCTCGCGCTCGCCCGGGTGCTGCCGCGCGGCGCCTGGTGGTGGCGGTCCGCGGTGCTCGGCGCGCTCAACATCGGCGCGTTCTTCCCGCTGCTGTTCCTGTCCGCCTACCGGCTGCCCGGCGGGACGGCGGCGGTCGTCGGGTCGGTCGGACCGCTGCTGGTGATCGGCCTCTCGGCGCTGCTGCTGGGACGGCGGCCCACGGCGCGGGCGCTGACAGCCGGGGCGGTCGCCGCGTTCGGCGTCAGTCTCGTCGTCCTGAAGGCGGCCGGGTCGCTCGACACCGTCGGCGTGCTGGCCGCGCTCGCCTCGACCGCGTCGATGTCGACCGGCACGGTGCTCACCAAGAAGTGGGGCCGCCCCGAAGGTGTGGGCCCGCTGGCGCTCACCGGCTGGCAGCTCACCGCGGGCGGCCTGCTGATCGCCCCGCTCGCCCTGGCCGTCGAGGGCGCCCCGCCCGCGCTCGACGCCCGTGCCGTCGGCGGCTACCTCTATCTCGCCCTCGCCAACACCGCCGTCGCGTACTGGCTCTGGTTCCGCGGCATCGGCCGGCTCACCGCCACCCAGGTCACCTTCCTCGGCCCGCTCTCCCCGCTGACCGCCGCGGTCGTCGGCTGGGCGGCCCTGGACGAGACCCTCACCCCGCTCCAACTCACCGGCATGGCCCTGGCGTTCGGGGCCACGGTGGCGGGACAGCTGGGGCGGGGCGGCGGCGGAGCAGGCGCAGGCGCGGGCAGGAGAGGGAGCGGGGTCGGTGACGGGAGGGTGCGATCGCCCGGCGCGACCGGCCCCGCCGTCCAGGCCGGACCCGCCGGACCACTGGCTCCCGCTCGTCCCGCCGGGCCTCCGGCTCCCGCTCGTCCCGCCGGGCCTCCGGCTCCCGCCGCTCCCGCCGGGCCTCTCGCTCCCGCCGCTCCCGCCGGGCCTCTCGCTCCCGCCGGACCTCCCGCCCAACTGGCCCGCGAACACCGCTAG
- a CDS encoding TetR family transcriptional regulator produces the protein MTEKPTPTPASGPAPASGPAAASGPASESAPASESASAPPRRRSDGTREAILVAARERFAADGYERATIRAIAKDARIDPSMVMRYYGSKEGLFAAAVSVDLRLPDLGALRREEVGEALVTHLFGLWESSDVLTAMLRVATAGPAGAERMQETFREQLLPAARQACPDPEQVPTRAALAASQLLGFALTRYVLRLPPSVALSRAEIVAWLGPTVQRYLTAPSP, from the coding sequence ATGACCGAAAAACCCACCCCCACACCCGCGTCAGGACCCGCACCCGCATCAGGGCCCGCAGCCGCGTCAGGGCCCGCGTCGGAGTCCGCACCCGCGTCAGAGTCCGCGTCCGCCCCGCCCCGGCGTCGCTCCGACGGCACCCGGGAGGCGATCCTCGTCGCCGCGCGCGAACGCTTCGCCGCCGACGGCTACGAACGCGCCACCATCCGCGCCATCGCCAAGGACGCCAGGATCGACCCGTCGATGGTGATGCGCTACTACGGCAGCAAGGAGGGCCTGTTCGCGGCGGCCGTCTCGGTGGACCTGCGGCTGCCCGACCTCGGCGCGCTGCGCCGGGAGGAGGTCGGCGAGGCGCTGGTGACGCATCTGTTCGGGCTCTGGGAGTCCAGCGACGTGCTCACGGCGATGCTGCGGGTCGCGACGGCGGGTCCTGCCGGGGCGGAGCGGATGCAGGAGACGTTCCGTGAGCAGTTGCTGCCGGCCGCGCGGCAGGCGTGCCCCGACCCGGAGCAGGTGCCGACGCGGGCGGCGCTCGCCGCGTCGCAGTTGCTCGGGTTCGCGCTGACCCGGTATGTGCTGCGGCTGCCGCCGTCAGTGGCGCTCAGCCGCGCGGAGATCGTGGCGTGGCTCG
- a CDS encoding RNA polymerase sigma factor codes for MLGRRVRRARADERGDPLDAVQERRVRAVLALGGVPQSDLPDGVQQVRLRLLERTANGHEAPRDVSAWAAVVASNLAMDWHRAKRRQERVGERLSALRALDQPSGEDTSVLSLAVAQGLDQLPHTQRQVVVLRFYADLPVRSIAEELGVPEGTVKSRLHTAVRALRARLHEDEVV; via the coding sequence GTGCTGGGCAGAAGGGTCCGCCGTGCCCGCGCGGACGAGCGCGGTGATCCGCTGGACGCGGTCCAGGAGCGCCGGGTGCGGGCGGTGCTCGCGCTGGGCGGGGTGCCCCAGTCCGACCTGCCCGACGGGGTCCAGCAGGTGCGGCTGCGGCTGCTGGAGCGCACGGCGAACGGTCACGAGGCGCCCCGTGACGTCTCCGCCTGGGCGGCCGTCGTCGCCTCGAACCTGGCGATGGACTGGCACCGGGCGAAGCGGCGCCAGGAGCGGGTCGGCGAGCGGCTCTCCGCGCTGCGCGCCCTCGACCAGCCCTCGGGCGAGGACACCAGCGTGCTGTCCCTCGCGGTCGCCCAGGGCCTGGACCAACTCCCGCACACCCAGCGGCAGGTGGTCGTCCTGCGCTTCTACGCCGACCTGCCGGTGCGCTCGATCGCCGAGGAGCTGGGCGTCCCCGAGGGCACGGTCAAGAGCCGCCTGCACACGGCGGTACGGGCCCTGCGCGCCCGTCTGCACGAGGACGAGGTGGTGTGA
- a CDS encoding aspartate-semialdehyde dehydrogenase, whose protein sequence is MRVGIVGATGQVGTVMRRILVERDFPVTELRLFASARSAGTILDGVTVEDAATADYAGLDIVLFSAGGATSKALAEKVAAQGPVVIDNSSAWRRDPQVPLVVSEVNPHAITDRPKGIIANPNCTTMAAMPILRPLHAEAGLEALVVATYQAVSGSGVAGVAELHGQAQKVIADADKLTHDGSAVDFPEPAVYQRPIAFNVVPLAGSVVDDGLNETDEEQKLRNESRKILEIPGLKVSGTCVRVPVFSGHSLQINARFARPLSPERATELLAGAPGVALSDIPTPLEAAGQDPSYVGRIRADETVEHGLALFVSNDNLRKGAALNAVQIAELVAAELKG, encoded by the coding sequence GTGAGGGTCGGAATCGTCGGAGCCACCGGTCAGGTCGGCACGGTCATGCGCAGGATCCTGGTGGAGCGGGACTTCCCGGTCACCGAGCTGCGCCTGTTCGCCTCGGCCCGCTCGGCGGGGACGATCCTGGACGGCGTGACGGTGGAGGACGCGGCGACCGCCGACTACGCGGGCCTCGACATCGTGCTGTTCTCGGCGGGCGGCGCCACCTCCAAGGCGCTGGCCGAGAAGGTCGCCGCGCAGGGGCCCGTCGTGATCGACAACTCGTCGGCCTGGCGGCGCGACCCGCAGGTGCCGCTTGTGGTGTCCGAGGTGAACCCGCACGCCATCACCGACCGCCCCAAGGGCATCATCGCCAACCCGAACTGCACGACGATGGCCGCGATGCCGATCCTGCGTCCGCTGCACGCCGAGGCGGGCCTCGAAGCGCTGGTCGTCGCCACCTACCAGGCGGTGTCGGGCTCGGGGGTCGCGGGCGTCGCGGAGCTGCACGGGCAGGCGCAGAAGGTGATCGCCGACGCCGACAAGCTGACCCACGACGGCTCCGCGGTCGACTTCCCCGAGCCGGCCGTCTACCAGCGGCCCATCGCGTTCAACGTGGTGCCGCTCGCGGGCAGCGTCGTGGACGACGGCCTGAACGAGACCGACGAGGAGCAGAAGCTCCGCAACGAGTCCCGGAAGATCCTGGAGATCCCGGGCCTCAAGGTCTCCGGCACCTGTGTGCGGGTGCCGGTCTTCTCCGGGCACTCCCTCCAGATCAACGCCCGCTTCGCCCGCCCGCTCTCCCCCGAGCGCGCCACCGAGCTGCTCGCGGGCGCCCCGGGCGTCGCCCTCTCCGACATCCCGACCCCGCTGGAGGCGGCCGGCCAGGACCCGTCGTACGTGGGCCGCATCCGCGCCGACGAGACCGTGGAGCACGGTCTCGCCCTGTTCGTCTCCAACGACAACCTCCGCAAGGGCGCGGCCCTGAACGCGGTGCAGATCGCGGAGCTGGTGGCGGCGGAGCTGAAGGGTTAA
- the pepN gene encoding aminopeptidase N produces MPGTNLTREEARQRAKLLTVDSYEIDLDLSGAQEGGTYRSTTTVRFDVAEGGGETFIDLVAPAVHEVVLNGDPLTPEDVFQDSRIALAGLPQGPNVLRVVADCAYTNTGEGLHRFVDPVDDQAYLYTQFEVPDARRVFASFEQPDLKATFQFTVKAPGGWTVVSNSPTPEPRDDVWVFEPTPRISTYITALIVGPYHSVHSAYEKDGQSVPLGIYCRPSLAEHLDSDAIFEVTRQGFEWFQEKFDYAYPFGKYDQLFVPEFNAGAMENAGAVTIRDQYVFRSKVTDASYELRAETILHELAHMWFGDLVTMEWWNDLWLNESFATYTSIACQAHHPDSRWPHSWTTFANSMKTWAYRQDQLPSTHPIMAEIGDLDDVLVNFDGITYAKGASVLKQLVAYVGMDEFFAGVQAYFKRHAFGNTRLSDLLGALEETSGRDLKTWSTKWLETAGINVLRPEIETDADGVITSFAIRQEAPALPAGAKGEPTLRPHRVAVGLYDLDADSGKLVRGERVELDVDGELTAVPQLVGVRRPDVVLLNDDDLSYAKVRLDEASLAFVTEHLGDFESSLPRALCWASAWDMTRDAELATRDYLSLVLSGIGKESDIGVVQSLQRQVKLAIELYADPNSREALLTRWTDATLAHLRSAEAGGDHQLAWARAFAVTARTPEQLDLLEALLDGAQTIEGLAVDTELRWALVQRLAAVGRFDEAEIAAEYERDRTAAGERHAASARAARPTAEAKAEAWASVVESDKLPNAVQESVIGGFVQTDQRELLAPYTERYFEVLKDAWDARSHEMAQQIAVGLYPGIQVSQETLDLTDAWLAGAEPNAALRRLVSESRSGVERALRAQEADARHA; encoded by the coding sequence GTGCCTGGCACAAACCTGACTCGCGAAGAGGCGCGGCAGCGAGCGAAGCTGCTGACCGTTGACTCGTACGAGATCGACCTCGACCTCTCGGGGGCGCAGGAGGGCGGGACCTACAGGTCCACGACCACGGTGCGCTTCGACGTCGCCGAGGGCGGCGGCGAGACCTTCATCGACCTGGTCGCCCCGGCGGTCCACGAGGTGGTCCTGAACGGCGACCCGCTCACCCCCGAGGACGTCTTCCAGGACTCCCGGATCGCGCTGGCCGGTCTGCCGCAGGGCCCGAACGTCCTGCGGGTGGTCGCCGACTGCGCGTACACCAACACCGGTGAGGGCCTGCACCGGTTCGTCGACCCGGTCGACGACCAGGCCTATCTGTACACGCAGTTCGAGGTGCCCGACGCCCGCCGGGTGTTCGCGTCCTTCGAGCAGCCCGACCTCAAGGCCACCTTCCAGTTCACCGTGAAGGCGCCGGGCGGCTGGACCGTCGTGTCGAACTCGCCGACGCCCGAACCCCGCGACGACGTCTGGGTCTTCGAGCCGACGCCGCGCATCTCGACGTACATCACGGCCCTGATCGTCGGCCCGTACCACTCGGTGCACAGCGCCTACGAGAAGGACGGCCAGTCGGTGCCGCTCGGCATCTACTGCCGGCCCTCGCTCGCCGAACACCTCGACTCCGACGCCATCTTCGAGGTGACCAGGCAGGGCTTCGAGTGGTTCCAGGAGAAGTTCGACTACGCGTACCCGTTCGGCAAGTACGACCAGCTGTTCGTGCCCGAGTTCAACGCGGGCGCGATGGAGAACGCGGGCGCGGTCACCATCCGCGACCAGTACGTGTTCCGCTCGAAGGTGACGGACGCGTCGTACGAGCTGCGCGCCGAGACCATCCTGCACGAGCTGGCCCACATGTGGTTCGGCGACCTGGTCACCATGGAGTGGTGGAACGACCTGTGGCTGAACGAGTCGTTCGCCACCTACACCTCCATCGCCTGCCAGGCCCACCACCCCGACTCGCGGTGGCCGCACTCGTGGACGACGTTCGCCAACTCCATGAAGACCTGGGCGTACCGGCAGGACCAACTGCCGTCCACGCACCCGATCATGGCCGAGATCGGCGACCTGGACGACGTCCTCGTCAACTTCGACGGCATCACCTACGCCAAGGGCGCCAGCGTCCTGAAGCAGCTGGTGGCGTACGTCGGGATGGACGAGTTCTTCGCGGGCGTCCAGGCGTACTTCAAGCGCCACGCCTTCGGCAACACCCGCCTCTCGGACCTGCTCGGCGCGCTGGAGGAGACCTCCGGACGTGACCTGAAAACCTGGTCGACGAAGTGGCTGGAGACCGCGGGCATCAACGTCCTGCGCCCGGAGATCGAGACCGACGCCGACGGCGTCATCACCTCGTTCGCGATCCGCCAGGAGGCCCCGGCGCTGCCCGCGGGCGCCAAGGGCGAGCCCACGCTGCGCCCGCACCGGGTCGCGGTCGGCCTGTACGACCTCGACGCGGACAGCGGCAAGCTGGTGCGCGGCGAGCGCGTCGAGCTGGACGTCGACGGCGAGCTGACGGCCGTCCCGCAGCTCGTCGGCGTCCGCCGTCCCGACGTCGTGCTGCTCAACGACGACGACCTGTCGTACGCCAAGGTCCGTCTGGACGAGGCGTCGCTCGCGTTCGTCACCGAGCACCTGGGGGACTTCGAGTCGTCGCTGCCGCGCGCGCTGTGCTGGGCGTCGGCGTGGGACATGACCCGGGACGCGGAGCTGGCCACCCGGGACTACCTCTCGCTGGTGCTGTCCGGCATCGGCAAGGAGTCGGACATCGGTGTGGTGCAGTCCCTGCAACGGCAGGTGAAGCTCGCCATCGAGCTGTACGCCGACCCGAACAGCCGCGAGGCGCTGCTGACCCGTTGGACCGACGCCACGCTGGCGCACCTGCGGTCGGCCGAGGCCGGCGGCGACCACCAGCTGGCGTGGGCGCGGGCGTTCGCGGTGACCGCCCGTACCCCGGAGCAACTGGACCTGCTCGAAGCCCTGTTGGACGGCGCGCAGACCATCGAGGGGCTGGCGGTCGACACCGAACTGCGCTGGGCGCTGGTGCAGCGGCTGGCCGCGGTCGGCCGGTTCGACGAGGCGGAGATCGCCGCCGAGTACGAGCGCGACCGCACGGCCGCGGGTGAGCGGCACGCGGCCAGCGCCCGCGCCGCCCGGCCTACCGCCGAGGCGAAGGCGGAGGCCTGGGCGTCGGTCGTGGAGTCCGACAAGCTGCCGAACGCGGTGCAGGAATCCGTCATCGGCGGCTTCGTCCAGACCGACCAGCGGGAGCTGCTCGCGCCGTACACGGAGCGGTACTTCGAGGTCCTCAAGGACGCGTGGGACGCCCGGTCGCACGAGATGGCCCAGCAGATCGCCGTCGGTCTCTACCCGGGGATCCAGGTCTCCCAGGAGACGCTCGACCTGACGGACGCCTGGCTGGCAGGCGCCGAGCCGAACGCGGCCCTGCGCCGCCTGGTCTCGGAGTCCCGCTCGGGTGTGGAGCGCGCGCTGCGCGCCCAGGAGGCGGACGCGCGCCACGCGTAA
- a CDS encoding FAD-dependent monooxygenase — MVGTGNTHTTHPVIVVGSGPTGLLLAGDLAVAGVPVTVLEKRRHQVNNLSRAFAVHARTLEQLDARGLADDLEAVGTPLGALQLVGGLTVRLDTLPSRFNHVLVTPQYEVEGVLERWAVRAGVEFRYETEVTGLAQDADGVTVETRGPGGATERLRARYVVGADGMRSVVRRAVGLPFPGRSVIRSVVLADVRLTEQPAELLTGNAVGGAFAFLASFGDGYHRVIGWRHDRDVADSEPVGLDELRSIVRLVFGTDYGMHDVRWMSRFHSDERQAPAYRVGRVLLAGDAAHVHTPAGGQGMNTGLQDAANLGWKLAAVLRGHADDALLDSYQAERHPVGKAVLRSSGGIIRLAMAKHRLTLEAGAALTRCVSAVAPARRAAVGELTGIGFRYPAPRGAHRLTGRRVPDVALSTGRLHEALRGGRFVLVTPRGSQGCQGLDAHKDRLAVASWVSGRSTALLVRPDGYTAWASDTADPREIEAAVTAHLGRTAPSPEGAVA, encoded by the coding sequence ATGGTCGGCACCGGCAACACCCACACCACTCACCCCGTGATCGTCGTCGGCTCGGGTCCCACCGGGCTGCTGCTGGCCGGGGACCTCGCCGTCGCGGGCGTCCCCGTCACCGTCCTCGAAAAGCGCAGGCACCAGGTCAACAACCTGTCCCGGGCCTTCGCCGTGCACGCCCGCACCCTGGAGCAGCTCGACGCCCGGGGGCTCGCCGACGACCTGGAGGCGGTCGGCACGCCCCTCGGCGCGCTCCAGCTCGTCGGTGGGCTGACCGTCAGGCTCGACACGCTGCCGTCCCGCTTCAACCACGTCCTCGTCACCCCGCAGTACGAGGTGGAAGGGGTGCTGGAGCGGTGGGCGGTCCGGGCGGGCGTCGAGTTCCGGTACGAGACCGAGGTGACGGGCCTCGCGCAGGACGCCGACGGTGTCACCGTCGAGACCCGCGGCCCCGGCGGGGCGACGGAGCGGCTGCGGGCCCGGTACGTGGTCGGCGCCGACGGGATGCGGAGCGTGGTGCGCCGCGCGGTGGGGCTGCCGTTCCCCGGGCGGTCGGTGATCCGCTCCGTGGTCCTCGCGGACGTGCGGCTGACCGAGCAGCCGGCCGAACTGCTCACCGGCAACGCCGTCGGCGGGGCGTTCGCGTTCCTGGCGTCCTTCGGGGACGGCTACCACCGGGTCATCGGCTGGCGCCACGACCGGGACGTCGCCGACAGCGAGCCCGTCGGCCTCGACGAACTGCGGTCGATCGTCCGGCTGGTGTTCGGGACGGACTACGGGATGCACGACGTGCGGTGGATGTCCCGCTTCCACAGCGACGAACGCCAGGCGCCCGCCTACCGGGTGGGCCGCGTCCTGCTCGCGGGGGACGCCGCCCATGTGCACACCCCGGCGGGCGGGCAGGGCATGAACACCGGGCTCCAGGACGCCGCCAACCTCGGCTGGAAGCTCGCCGCCGTGCTGCGCGGCCACGCGGACGACGCCCTGCTCGACAGCTACCAGGCCGAACGGCACCCGGTCGGCAAGGCGGTGCTGCGCAGCAGCGGCGGCATCATCCGGCTCGCCATGGCCAAGCACCGCCTGACCCTTGAGGCCGGCGCGGCGCTGACCCGCTGTGTCTCGGCGGTCGCCCCGGCCAGGCGCGCGGCCGTCGGCGAGCTCACCGGCATCGGCTTCCGCTACCCCGCGCCCCGGGGCGCCCACCGGCTGACCGGACGGCGCGTCCCGGACGTCGCGTTGAGCACCGGCCGCCTCCACGAGGCGCTGCGCGGCGGCCGGTTCGTGCTGGTCACCCCGCGCGGATCGCAAGGCTGCCAGGGCCTGGACGCCCACAAGGATCGCTTGGCGGTGGCGAGTTGGGTGAGCGGGCGGTCGACGGCGCTGCTGGTGCGGCCCGACGGCTACACGGCCTGGGCGTCGGACACGGCGGACCCCCGGGAGATCGAGGCGGCCGTCACCGCCCACCTGGGCCGGACAGCCCCGAGCCCCGAGGGCGCCGTCGCCTAA
- a CDS encoding MarR family winged helix-turn-helix transcriptional regulator, with amino-acid sequence MSGHSGDSVDAIIEQWAAVRPDLDTRAMEVFGRIFQLARTMGDDMEQAYVPYGIARGEFDVLAALRRSGEPYTLSPRQLSATLMLTTGGMTGRLDKLERAALLRRSPDPHDRRGLHVTLTPEGLALIDRAVGAGLAAQTAALSALDDEQAGQLADLLRTLLAGTPGGR; translated from the coding sequence ATGAGCGGACACAGCGGCGACTCCGTCGACGCGATCATCGAGCAGTGGGCGGCCGTGCGGCCGGACCTCGACACCCGGGCCATGGAGGTCTTCGGACGGATCTTCCAGCTGGCCCGCACGATGGGCGACGACATGGAGCAGGCGTACGTGCCCTACGGGATCGCCCGCGGCGAGTTCGACGTCCTCGCCGCGCTGCGCAGGTCGGGCGAGCCCTACACCCTCTCGCCGCGCCAGCTCTCGGCCACACTGATGCTCACCACGGGCGGTATGACCGGGCGCCTCGACAAGCTGGAGCGGGCCGCGCTGCTGCGCCGCTCCCCCGACCCGCACGACCGCCGGGGCCTGCATGTCACCCTGACGCCCGAGGGGTTGGCGCTCATCGACCGGGCCGTCGGCGCGGGACTGGCGGCCCAGACGGCCGCGCTGTCCGCCCTCGACGACGAACAGGCCGGCCAACTGGCCGACCTGCTCAGGACGTTGCTCGCCGGAACGCCCGGCGGCCGTTAG